One window of the Candidatus Chryseobacterium colombiense genome contains the following:
- the tsaB gene encoding tRNA (adenosine(37)-N6)-threonylcarbamoyltransferase complex dimerization subunit type 1 TsaB → MKILYLETSSKNCSVAISDDEKLLCLTEEVSDNYKQSESLHTFVEWAMEGAGISVKDIEAVSLGKGPGSYTGLRIGASSAKGFCYGLKVPLVAVNSLESMIEPFLGKNYDFVIPLIDARRMEVYTAVYDGKTGEEISETEAKILDEHSFEEFKDKKVIFVGDGAKKAKEILQLPNAEYNEDIYPSAQYLIKKSLEKINKKEFEDIAYFEPFYLKDFHGVKKKKSED, encoded by the coding sequence ATGAAAATTTTATATCTAGAAACTTCTTCGAAAAACTGCTCGGTAGCAATCTCAGACGACGAAAAACTTCTGTGCCTTACAGAGGAAGTTTCCGATAATTATAAGCAGTCTGAAAGTCTCCATACTTTTGTTGAGTGGGCTATGGAAGGAGCCGGAATTTCTGTGAAAGATATCGAAGCTGTTTCATTAGGAAAAGGTCCGGGTTCGTATACAGGATTAAGAATTGGTGCTTCTTCTGCAAAAGGCTTTTGTTATGGACTGAAAGTTCCATTGGTTGCTGTGAATTCTTTAGAAAGTATGATAGAGCCCTTTTTAGGTAAAAACTATGACTTTGTAATCCCTTTGATCGATGCGAGAAGAATGGAGGTTTATACGGCAGTTTATGATGGAAAAACAGGAGAAGAGATTTCTGAAACGGAAGCTAAAATTTTAGATGAACATTCTTTTGAAGAATTTAAAGACAAAAAAGTAATATTTGTAGGAGATGGCGCTAAAAAGGCAAAGGAAATTTTACAGCTTCCTAATGCTGAGTATAATGAAGACATCTACCCTTCTGCGCAATATTTAATTAAAAAGAGCCTTGAGAAAATCAATAAAAAAGAGTTTGAAGATATAGCTTACTTTGAACCTTTTTATCTTAAGGATTTTCATGGAGTAAAGAAAAAGAAAAGCGAAGATTAG
- a CDS encoding sigma-70 family RNA polymerase sigma factor, translating to MKIKDTEIISLMQDPRTQEKGVRALMDAYQSRLYWHIRRIIVDGDLAQDTLQETFIKAYQNFHQFKNDSQLYTWLYRIATNEALQQVNKLKKMQKSDEDPEYHMQNLIADNTEGSAEEIQILLQNAIQSLPEKQKLVFMMRYYDDLPYEEISKIVDMSVGTLKTNYHYAKQKIEEYIKENYER from the coding sequence ATGAAGATTAAGGACACGGAAATTATTTCGTTGATGCAAGATCCACGAACTCAGGAAAAAGGAGTTCGCGCTCTGATGGATGCTTATCAAAGTAGATTGTATTGGCACATAAGAAGAATTATTGTGGACGGAGATCTTGCTCAGGACACTTTGCAGGAAACTTTTATTAAAGCTTATCAGAATTTTCACCAGTTCAAAAACGATAGCCAATTGTATACTTGGCTGTACAGGATTGCTACCAACGAAGCATTACAGCAGGTAAATAAATTGAAGAAAATGCAGAAATCCGATGAAGATCCTGAATACCATATGCAGAATCTTATTGCCGACAATACGGAGGGAAGCGCAGAAGAAATACAAATATTACTACAGAACGCCATACAAAGCCTGCCCGAAAAGCAGAAACTGGTATTTATGATGCGGTATTATGATGATTTGCCTTACGAAGAAATATCTAAGATTGTAGATATGTCGGTAGGAACATTAAAAACAAATTATCATTATGCCAAACAAAAAATAGAAGAATATATTAAAGAAAATTACGAAAGATAA
- a CDS encoding LysE family transporter, with protein sequence MFELILSAVVLGFMLSLVFIGPIFFLLIETSFSRGPKHALALDLGVISADLLCILAAYYASADIVTLIDKHPGFYRITSILIFVYGIVMMVTKTKMHMPGEEKIINQNYFKTFINGFFFNLLNVGVILFWLVTVISVRNQYPDTGNFILYIGIVIGTYLFIDLIKIFLAKQFHDKLTQKLANKIRRIVGGILIIFSFFIFLQSFKKFNQFDKRLEEAEKTEVKYQKSK encoded by the coding sequence ATGTTTGAACTTATATTATCTGCTGTTGTATTAGGATTCATGTTGAGTCTGGTTTTTATAGGACCCATTTTTTTCCTTTTAATAGAAACCAGCTTTTCCAGAGGTCCTAAACATGCTTTAGCACTGGATTTAGGAGTGATCTCTGCAGACTTATTGTGCATTTTAGCAGCTTATTATGCGAGCGCAGATATTGTAACTTTAATTGATAAACATCCCGGTTTTTACAGAATTACATCTATTCTTATCTTTGTATATGGAATTGTAATGATGGTCACAAAAACCAAAATGCATATGCCCGGTGAAGAAAAAATCATTAATCAGAATTATTTTAAAACGTTTATTAATGGTTTTTTCTTCAATCTTTTAAATGTAGGAGTCATCCTTTTTTGGCTGGTAACGGTGATTTCGGTGAGAAATCAATATCCGGATACCGGCAATTTTATTTTATACATAGGAATTGTGATCGGGACTTACCTGTTCATCGATCTTATCAAAATATTTTTAGCTAAACAGTTCCATGATAAATTAACCCAGAAACTGGCGAATAAAATCAGAAGAATTGTAGGCGGAATTCTTATTATTTTCAGTTTCTTTATCTTTTTGCAGAGCTTCAAAAAATTCAATCAATTCGATAAACGATTGGAAGAAGCCGAGAAAACTGAAGTAAAATATCAAAAATCCAAATGA
- a CDS encoding HAD hydrolase family protein, protein MSYKEKLKDIKAFVFDVDGVFTDGSVYLMPGGNMCRVMNVLDGYAVVKALKNNYLIGVITGGNDEMVKHRINYLGIEDYYPKSHNKLEDFEDFKKKYHLKNEEILTMGDDLPDIHIMENSSIAACPENAVPEVKAVSDYISPIKGGSGAVRDVIEQVMKVQGKWHDDNTQSI, encoded by the coding sequence ATGAGTTATAAAGAAAAACTAAAAGATATTAAGGCATTTGTCTTCGATGTAGACGGCGTTTTCACTGACGGAAGTGTGTATCTGATGCCCGGAGGAAATATGTGCAGGGTGATGAATGTATTGGATGGATATGCAGTCGTAAAAGCCTTAAAAAACAATTATTTAATAGGAGTAATCACAGGAGGAAATGATGAAATGGTAAAACACAGAATCAATTACTTAGGTATTGAAGATTATTATCCGAAATCTCATAATAAACTCGAAGATTTTGAAGATTTCAAAAAGAAATATCATCTTAAAAATGAGGAAATTTTAACAATGGGTGATGATTTACCGGATATTCATATCATGGAAAATTCTTCTATTGCAGCCTGCCCAGAAAATGCTGTTCCGGAAGTGAAGGCTGTTTCAGATTATATTTCTCCCATAAAAGGTGGAAGTGGAGCAGTACGTGACGTCATTGAGCAGGTAATGAAGGTTCAGGGAAAATGGCACGACGATAACACCCAATCTATTTAA
- a CDS encoding tetratricopeptide repeat protein, with amino-acid sequence MKKKILFLLTSCIVISCGMKVKKPEQRSKFLKGFSTYYNTLFNAKDALNSEFQTRDKAHKDNFYAPYIPILTYEDQPLGSDLGQSAAFAENSMKMGGVNGRGEGSRMSPNKSPGVPGMSGSGIPGNPQDPNQATPKGASALEISEAKALKAVNKYSVIKNGEEKNKAIFDAYMILAQSRIYQNKPLEALDALNYVFSNMKGDKRIPLAYIYQGLAYSQMKNYNKAHEIFARLKDEKIDKDYKKLLTIFHAESLLDAGRKEEAVTELDLAYEVNNNRKLKSRIAYLRGQVLENLGQNEKARESFLAAYKYANDFEFEVKSQIAVAKTFNGKGDYSGARKYLEDISKKGTYASRKNEFYYALGLMANKAGKTEEAQQFFRKSLKEKVSDQQLRGLTYYEIGKGYLDKNDYIGAGIYYDSALAVMTYQPSKILLQDQSSYIKKISKNYYLIKKNDSIISLAKMSPEQKTDFFTKYIAKIKAKEEKEELERRRAERNKGFDTGDYNSTSIFANSSNSFEDFGVAAKGFYFANTGTVSKGTSAFRQTWGDRALADNWRYSKKMATLEDMKNEALGTTSVPNPRRFETAYYIEQIPTDISQLKKDRDTASLGLGIMYQNYFTNTPLATKTLYDLVDVKPEEKVMLQALYEIFAMNYEKNPQAAERAKQKLLTDYPYTSYAEFVRNPKSNTFVKSSEDVENKYKEAFALYEAEKFTESKAILDQAIQQYPKDALIPKLYLLNAFNSGKANGKEVMILQLEQIALNYTKTPEGIKAKEMLNYLKSDIKFQPTDNKGNTVPQNKMNNNVAPQQPDNAPQQIGTLNEGNTKPAKKLNNRPGMQPPNTSPVPAKPQ; translated from the coding sequence ATGAAAAAGAAAATTTTATTCCTTTTAACATCCTGTATCGTAATTTCTTGCGGAATGAAAGTCAAGAAGCCGGAACAACGATCCAAATTTTTAAAAGGTTTTTCCACATACTACAATACTCTTTTTAATGCTAAAGATGCACTAAATTCAGAGTTTCAGACCCGGGATAAAGCGCATAAAGATAATTTTTATGCTCCTTATATTCCTATTCTTACCTACGAAGATCAGCCTTTAGGAAGTGATCTTGGCCAGTCTGCCGCATTTGCTGAAAATTCCATGAAAATGGGAGGCGTAAATGGGAGAGGAGAAGGCAGCAGAATGTCACCTAATAAGTCTCCGGGAGTACCTGGAATGTCTGGGTCTGGGATACCCGGAAACCCTCAGGATCCTAATCAAGCCACTCCGAAAGGAGCAAGTGCATTAGAAATTTCTGAAGCAAAAGCTTTAAAGGCAGTTAATAAATATTCAGTAATTAAAAATGGCGAAGAGAAAAACAAAGCCATTTTTGATGCTTATATGATTCTTGCACAATCCAGAATCTATCAGAATAAACCGTTAGAAGCTCTGGATGCTTTGAACTATGTTTTTTCTAATATGAAAGGCGATAAAAGGATTCCTTTGGCTTATATTTACCAAGGTCTGGCTTATTCGCAGATGAAAAACTATAATAAAGCCCATGAGATTTTTGCCAGACTTAAGGATGAAAAAATTGATAAAGATTATAAGAAACTTTTGACTATTTTCCATGCAGAATCCTTATTGGATGCTGGAAGAAAGGAAGAAGCAGTAACAGAATTAGACCTTGCTTATGAAGTAAATAACAACAGAAAACTGAAAAGCAGAATTGCTTATTTGAGAGGACAGGTATTAGAAAATCTGGGACAAAACGAAAAAGCAAGAGAGAGTTTCTTAGCTGCCTATAAATATGCCAATGACTTTGAATTTGAAGTAAAATCTCAGATTGCCGTAGCAAAAACCTTCAATGGAAAAGGAGATTACAGCGGTGCCAGAAAATATCTTGAAGACATCAGTAAAAAAGGAACATATGCTTCCAGAAAAAATGAATTTTATTATGCTTTAGGATTAATGGCAAACAAAGCCGGAAAAACAGAAGAAGCTCAACAGTTTTTCAGAAAATCTTTAAAGGAAAAAGTTTCAGATCAACAGCTTCGCGGACTGACTTATTATGAAATAGGAAAGGGGTATTTAGATAAAAACGATTACATTGGAGCAGGAATTTATTATGATTCTGCATTAGCTGTAATGACTTACCAGCCTTCAAAAATTCTTTTACAGGATCAGTCGTCTTACATCAAGAAAATCTCTAAAAACTACTATCTGATCAAGAAAAATGACAGTATCATTTCTTTAGCTAAAATGAGTCCTGAGCAGAAAACAGACTTTTTTACCAAATATATTGCTAAGATAAAAGCAAAAGAAGAAAAAGAAGAGCTGGAAAGAAGACGTGCCGAAAGAAACAAAGGTTTTGATACAGGAGATTATAATTCTACCTCTATTTTTGCCAACAGCTCAAATTCTTTTGAAGATTTTGGAGTTGCCGCTAAAGGTTTTTATTTTGCCAATACTGGTACTGTAAGCAAAGGAACATCAGCATTTAGGCAGACATGGGGGGACAGAGCTCTTGCTGATAACTGGCGTTATTCTAAGAAAATGGCCACCCTTGAAGATATGAAAAATGAGGCGTTAGGAACCACTTCAGTACCTAATCCAAGACGTTTTGAAACGGCTTATTATATTGAACAAATTCCAACTGATATAAGCCAATTGAAAAAGGATAGAGATACAGCTTCCCTAGGATTGGGAATCATGTATCAGAATTATTTTACCAATACTCCTTTAGCTACAAAAACGCTATACGATCTGGTGGATGTGAAACCTGAAGAAAAAGTAATGCTCCAGGCACTGTACGAAATTTTTGCCATGAATTATGAAAAAAATCCACAGGCAGCCGAAAGAGCAAAACAAAAGCTTTTAACTGATTATCCGTATACTTCTTATGCGGAATTTGTAAGAAATCCTAAGAGCAATACTTTCGTAAAATCATCTGAAGATGTAGAAAACAAGTATAAAGAAGCATTTGCCCTCTACGAAGCTGAAAAATTTACAGAGAGTAAGGCTATTTTGGATCAAGCCATACAGCAGTATCCTAAAGACGCATTGATTCCTAAATTGTATCTTTTAAATGCTTTCAATTCAGGAAAAGCGAATGGAAAAGAGGTGATGATTCTTCAACTGGAGCAAATCGCCTTAAACTATACCAAAACTCCTGAAGGAATCAAAGCAAAGGAAATGCTTAATTATTTAAAAAGTGATATTAAGTTCCAGCCTACAGATAACAAAGGGAATACAGTTCCACAAAATAAAATGAATAATAATGTGGCTCCTCAGCAGCCTGACAATGCTCCTCAACAAATAGGCACATTGAATGAAGGAAATACTAAACCTGCAAAAAAGCTGAATAATCGGCCGGGAATGCAGCCTCCAAATACGAGTCCAGTCCCTGCAAAACCACAATAA
- a CDS encoding SDR family NAD(P)-dependent oxidoreductase gives MKTILVTGATSGIGKSTAELLAKQGNRIIICGRRSEVLESLKAELSDFTEIFSLKFDVRNLEEVETAVNSLPAEWKDIDVLVNNAGNAHGLDPLSAGKTDDWDSMIDGNVKGLLYVSKMIIPGMKERNSGHIVNISSVAARQTYANGVVYCATKKAVDVISEGMRIELTEFGIKVTNIQPGAVETDFSMVRFKGNGEKAATVYAGYEPLKAEDIADSIAYCVNAPKHVCISDMTIYPTAQAEPRTIYRK, from the coding sequence ATGAAAACAATATTAGTAACCGGAGCGACTTCCGGAATAGGAAAATCTACAGCGGAGCTGCTTGCTAAACAAGGAAATCGAATTATCATTTGCGGAAGAAGATCTGAAGTTCTTGAATCATTAAAAGCAGAATTATCAGATTTCACCGAAATATTTAGTTTAAAATTTGATGTAAGGAATTTAGAAGAAGTCGAAACAGCGGTCAATTCACTTCCTGCAGAATGGAAAGATATTGATGTTCTGGTTAATAATGCAGGAAATGCACATGGTTTAGATCCTCTTTCGGCGGGAAAAACAGATGATTGGGATTCAATGATTGATGGGAATGTGAAAGGTCTTTTATATGTTTCCAAAATGATTATTCCGGGCATGAAAGAAAGAAATTCAGGGCATATTGTAAACATAAGCTCTGTAGCGGCGAGGCAAACGTATGCAAATGGAGTTGTATACTGTGCTACAAAAAAAGCGGTGGATGTAATTTCGGAAGGAATGAGAATCGAATTAACAGAATTCGGAATTAAAGTAACCAATATTCAACCGGGAGCTGTAGAAACAGATTTTTCTATGGTAAGATTTAAAGGAAACGGTGAAAAAGCGGCTACTGTATATGCAGGATATGAGCCTTTAAAAGCTGAAGATATAGCGGATTCTATTGCCTATTGTGTAAACGCTCCGAAACATGTGTGTATTTCGGATATGACGATCTATCCGACTGCTCAGGCAGAACCGAGAACGATTTACAGAAAGTAG
- a CDS encoding DUF2520 domain-containing protein, with protein MQIVIIGSGNVAYHMAKAFVLNNIPLAQIFGRNETELKKISEELKVPFSTENLEDADLYLICVSDNSVEDVSKIITKKDCLVTHTSGSLPKEILAGEYRKSSLYPLQTFSKSKELDYSNIPFFVEAENEEDKNFLFELACKISKKVMESTHEKRKYIHLTAVFACNFVNHLFSRAKEVSDSQEIPFDYFLPLIDETVQKIHEIDPQSAQTGPAVRNDKRILELHEQLLNGESLEIYKTMNHSIQKMYNL; from the coding sequence ATGCAAATTGTAATCATCGGTTCCGGAAATGTAGCTTACCATATGGCAAAAGCTTTTGTGTTGAACAATATTCCATTGGCACAGATTTTTGGCAGGAATGAAACAGAACTGAAGAAAATTTCTGAAGAATTAAAAGTTCCTTTTTCAACAGAAAATCTGGAAGATGCAGATTTATATCTTATTTGTGTCAGTGATAACTCTGTGGAAGATGTTTCTAAAATCATTACCAAAAAAGATTGTCTGGTTACTCATACTTCAGGATCATTACCAAAAGAAATTTTAGCAGGGGAATACAGAAAATCAAGCCTTTATCCTTTACAAACGTTTTCAAAATCTAAAGAACTGGACTATTCCAATATTCCGTTTTTTGTAGAGGCTGAAAATGAAGAAGACAAGAATTTTTTGTTTGAACTGGCTTGTAAGATTTCAAAGAAAGTAATGGAAAGTACTCATGAAAAGAGAAAATACATTCATCTAACTGCAGTTTTCGCCTGCAATTTTGTGAATCATCTTTTCTCAAGGGCTAAGGAAGTTTCGGATTCCCAGGAAATTCCATTTGATTATTTTTTGCCGCTAATTGATGAAACAGTACAGAAAATTCATGAAATTGATCCTCAGTCTGCACAGACCGGTCCTGCGGTAAGAAACGATAAAAGAATCTTGGAACTGCATGAACAGTTACTAAATGGGGAAAGTCTGGAGATTTACAAAACAATGAATCATTCCATTCAGAAAATGTATAATTTATAG
- the rnr gene encoding ribonuclease R: protein MAKKRKYISQKNDHKLMEIGRLILRFMNENSTKIYNYKQIADGIDYKNPRQRELVVQALHKLQASERIKETEKGKYIINLNIKGTLTGIIDFNQSGNAYVSVEGLDDDIFIHSKNVKDALQGDKVLIVTYTYKGKKLEGSVLEVLERTRTEFVGTLQVVPHKDFGFVVCDKKTINTDIFIPKGKFGGAEDGDKVIVKMTEWKPGDKNPEGEIIKVLGAPGEHETEIHSILAEYGLPYSFPEEVERDADKIDRSINDEEVAKRWDMRGICTFTIDPKDAKDFDDALSIRKLENGNWEIGVHIADVSHYVIPGTILDDEAYQRATSVYLVDRVVPMLPEVLSNDVCSLRPHEDKFTFSAVFELNDHAEIKKQWFGRTVIHSDRRFTYEEAQERIETKQGDLQEEINVLDRLAKIMRAERIRKGAITFDRSEVRFNLDENNEPVGVYFKISKDSNHLIEEFMLLANKKVSEFISLNKKGDITQNTFIYRVHDDPDPAKLESLRDFVSTFGYKMDLANTRKVAESLNKLLHDVKGKGEENMIETLAMRSMSKAVYSTEPIGHYGLGFDYYTHFTSPIRRYPDLIAHRLLQHYLDGGKSPNKADLEEKAKHCSSMERLAADAERDSIKFMQVKFMEKHLGETFNGVISGVAEFGFWVEIPENGAEGLIKLRDLVDDSYMYDAKTHAVYGMKHGKKYQLGDNVQIKVVKANLIQKQLDFKIVE from the coding sequence ATGGCAAAAAAAAGAAAATATATAAGTCAGAAAAACGATCATAAACTTATGGAAATCGGAAGATTGATCCTGCGTTTTATGAATGAAAATTCCACAAAAATCTATAATTACAAGCAGATTGCTGATGGAATAGATTATAAAAACCCAAGACAGAGAGAGCTTGTGGTTCAGGCTTTACACAAACTTCAGGCTTCGGAAAGAATTAAAGAAACTGAAAAAGGAAAATATATCATCAACCTTAATATAAAAGGAACTTTAACCGGAATTATTGATTTCAATCAGTCCGGAAATGCATACGTCAGTGTTGAAGGCCTGGATGATGATATTTTTATCCACTCCAAAAATGTGAAAGATGCATTACAGGGTGATAAAGTTTTAATTGTTACTTACACGTACAAAGGTAAAAAGCTTGAGGGATCTGTCCTGGAAGTGTTGGAAAGAACAAGAACTGAATTTGTAGGAACTTTGCAAGTAGTTCCCCACAAGGATTTCGGGTTTGTGGTTTGCGATAAAAAAACAATTAATACAGATATTTTTATACCGAAAGGAAAATTCGGAGGTGCTGAAGACGGCGATAAAGTAATCGTAAAGATGACAGAATGGAAGCCGGGAGATAAAAATCCGGAAGGTGAAATTATCAAGGTTTTGGGAGCTCCTGGAGAACATGAAACCGAGATCCACTCAATTCTTGCTGAATATGGTTTGCCTTACAGCTTCCCTGAAGAAGTAGAAAGAGATGCTGATAAAATTGACCGAAGCATCAATGATGAAGAGGTTGCCAAACGCTGGGATATGCGTGGAATTTGTACGTTCACGATCGACCCGAAAGATGCCAAAGATTTTGATGATGCTTTATCGATCAGGAAATTAGAAAACGGAAATTGGGAAATCGGAGTTCATATTGCAGATGTTTCGCATTACGTAATTCCGGGAACGATTCTGGATGATGAAGCGTATCAGAGAGCCACTTCGGTATATTTGGTAGACAGAGTTGTACCCATGCTTCCTGAAGTATTGAGTAATGATGTTTGTTCGCTTCGTCCGCATGAAGACAAATTTACTTTCTCTGCGGTTTTTGAATTGAATGATCATGCAGAAATCAAAAAACAATGGTTTGGAAGAACGGTGATTCATTCCGACAGAAGATTTACGTATGAAGAAGCGCAGGAAAGGATTGAAACAAAACAGGGAGATCTGCAGGAAGAAATCAATGTTCTGGACCGATTGGCAAAAATCATGCGTGCAGAACGTATCAGAAAAGGAGCCATTACTTTTGACAGAAGTGAAGTCCGATTCAATCTGGATGAAAACAATGAACCAGTTGGAGTTTATTTTAAAATAAGTAAAGATTCAAACCACCTGATTGAAGAATTTATGTTATTGGCCAATAAAAAAGTGTCAGAATTTATTTCTTTAAACAAAAAAGGTGATATTACTCAAAATACATTTATTTACAGAGTTCACGATGATCCGGATCCTGCAAAACTGGAATCTCTTAGAGATTTTGTTTCTACTTTCGGATATAAAATGGATTTGGCAAATACGAGAAAAGTTGCTGAATCTTTGAATAAATTATTGCATGATGTAAAAGGAAAAGGAGAAGAAAATATGATTGAAACACTGGCCATGCGAAGCATGAGTAAAGCGGTGTATTCTACGGAACCCATCGGTCACTACGGGCTTGGTTTTGATTATTATACCCACTTCACCTCTCCTATCCGTCGTTATCCTGATTTGATTGCCCATAGATTGCTTCAACATTATTTGGATGGCGGAAAATCTCCAAACAAAGCTGATCTTGAAGAAAAAGCTAAACACTGCAGTTCTATGGAAAGATTGGCAGCGGATGCAGAAAGAGATTCCATCAAATTCATGCAGGTGAAATTCATGGAAAAACACTTAGGAGAAACCTTTAATGGAGTGATTTCTGGCGTTGCGGAATTCGGTTTCTGGGTAGAAATTCCTGAAAACGGTGCAGAAGGTTTAATCAAACTAAGAGATTTAGTGGATGATTCTTATATGTATGATGCAAAAACACATGCAGTTTACGGAATGAAACATGGAAAAAAATATCAGTTGGGAGACAATGTTCAGATCAAAGTAGTGAAAGCAAACTTAATTCAGAAGCAGTTGGACTTTAAGATAGTTGAATAA
- a CDS encoding LD-carboxypeptidase, with translation MTKMIFPKSLKKGDKIAVISPAGAVDASQLEKGIEMIKSKGYEPVLGEHLYTKFSNGYNYAGTEQERIKDINWALNDNEIAAIWASRGGYGCQHLIQNLNIKNFTKKPKWYIGYSDNTVIQSYLLKKGFASIHGQTIKTSSFGVTEESYELIFDILKGKTPKYSLKSHQFNKQGRIEGQLVGGNLALIYALLGTKYSFDFKDKILFIEDIGENFYALDRMIMSLELAGVFHKISGLVIGGMTNMGDEKENQQYEESFDEFAYQLISNRISRYDFPVVFGFPNGHIKDNRPLIIGGKMKMKVEDKVEDKVKVEF, from the coding sequence ATGACAAAAATGATCTTTCCAAAATCCCTTAAAAAAGGCGATAAAATAGCTGTAATTTCTCCTGCAGGAGCTGTAGATGCTTCCCAACTGGAAAAAGGAATTGAAATGATTAAAAGTAAAGGCTATGAACCTGTTTTAGGTGAACATCTTTACACCAAATTTTCAAACGGATATAATTATGCCGGAACAGAACAGGAAAGAATAAAAGATATCAATTGGGCTTTAAATGACAATGAAATAGCAGCAATTTGGGCTTCAAGAGGAGGATATGGTTGTCAGCATCTTATTCAGAATCTGAATATTAAAAACTTTACAAAAAAGCCGAAATGGTATATCGGGTATTCTGACAATACGGTGATCCAAAGCTATCTGTTGAAAAAAGGTTTTGCTTCTATTCATGGACAAACCATTAAAACTTCAAGTTTTGGAGTGACGGAAGAAAGCTATGAATTAATTTTTGATATTCTAAAAGGAAAAACTCCAAAATACAGCTTAAAATCCCATCAATTTAATAAGCAAGGAAGAATTGAAGGACAATTGGTTGGAGGAAATTTAGCGCTAATTTATGCCCTTTTAGGAACTAAATATTCTTTTGATTTTAAAGATAAAATTTTATTCATAGAAGATATAGGAGAAAACTTTTATGCACTAGACAGGATGATCATGAGTCTTGAATTAGCCGGAGTGTTCCATAAAATTTCAGGATTAGTTATTGGTGGAATGACCAATATGGGTGATGAAAAAGAGAATCAACAATATGAAGAAAGCTTTGATGAATTTGCTTATCAGTTGATTTCAAATAGAATTTCAAGGTATGATTTTCCAGTAGTTTTTGGTTTTCCAAATGGTCATATTAAAGATAATCGGCCTTTGATTATTGGTGGGAAGATGAAAATGAAGGTTGAGGATAAGGTTGAGGATAAGGTTAAGGTTGAGTTTTAA
- a CDS encoding Maf family nucleotide pyrophosphatase: protein MKILLASQSPRRKELLSNLGFDFEVVKIDCEEIVPEHIKVGEAAAYLSELKSNAFQKLEENEILLTADTVVAIDNQFLGKPQNEEEARKMLELLSGKTHQVYTGITIKTLNNTITETDVADVEIDELTTDEIEYYIQNYRPFDKAGSYGIQEWLGMAKIKKIHGSFYTIMGLPTHLVYKILKEI from the coding sequence ATGAAGATATTATTAGCATCACAGTCTCCAAGAAGGAAAGAGCTTTTATCAAACTTAGGTTTTGATTTTGAAGTGGTAAAAATTGACTGTGAGGAAATTGTTCCTGAGCATATTAAAGTAGGAGAGGCGGCAGCTTATCTGTCTGAATTAAAATCAAATGCATTTCAAAAACTGGAAGAAAACGAAATTCTACTGACTGCGGATACCGTTGTAGCCATTGATAATCAGTTTCTTGGAAAGCCACAAAATGAAGAGGAAGCCAGAAAAATGCTGGAGTTACTTTCAGGAAAAACCCATCAGGTTTATACCGGAATTACTATTAAAACTTTAAATAATACAATCACTGAAACTGATGTTGCAGATGTTGAAATCGATGAATTAACAACTGATGAAATAGAATATTATATTCAGAATTACAGACCTTTTGATAAAGCAGGAAGCTATGGAATCCAGGAATGGCTAGGAATGGCTAAAATTAAAAAGATACATGGCAGCTTTTATACAATTATGGGACTTCCTACCCATTTGGTTTACAAAATTTTGAAAGAAATATAA
- a CDS encoding YraN family protein, protein MATHNDFGKKAEDLSVEYLQKNGYKILVRNFRFQRAEIDIIAEKDNLIVVVEVKARSTDAFMLPQEAVTKTKIKLIVSAANHYLEEFNKNQEVRFDIISVLPNDKGNLNMEHIEDAFEAFDAN, encoded by the coding sequence ATGGCGACTCACAACGATTTCGGAAAAAAAGCAGAAGATCTGTCTGTTGAATATTTACAGAAAAACGGCTATAAAATCTTAGTGAGAAATTTCAGGTTTCAAAGAGCTGAGATCGATATTATTGCTGAAAAAGATAATCTGATTGTTGTTGTGGAAGTAAAAGCAAGATCTACAGATGCTTTTATGCTGCCTCAGGAAGCAGTAACTAAAACCAAAATAAAATTAATCGTTTCTGCGGCGAATCATTACTTAGAAGAATTTAATAAAAATCAGGAGGTGAGATTTGATATTATTTCTGTTCTTCCCAATGACAAAGGAAACTTAAATATGGAGCATATTGAAGATGCTTTTGAAGCATTTGATGCCAACTAA